The Celeribacter marinus genome window below encodes:
- a CDS encoding sulfite exporter TauE/SafE family protein, producing MQIFLPIAEVSVNAFVLLGLGGLVGILSGMFGVGGGFLITPLLFFVGIPPAVAVATSANQIVASSVSAVLAHLKRKTVDLRMGMVLLIGGLVGSAIGMQIFNILKAMGQVDLLVTLCYVVFLGIIGALMLVESVRALNRAKGRPTARKERTKHTWVHNLPLKMKFRTSGLYISIIPPLGVGVLVGMLAAIMGVGGGFIMVPAMIYLIGMPTKVVIGTSLFQIIFVTAFTTMLHAVTNQTVDIMLAMLLLVGGVVGAQFGTQIGLRLKAEQLRILLALLVLAVCLKLGIDLLITPKELFSLGQ from the coding sequence ATGCAGATATTCCTGCCCATCGCCGAGGTCTCCGTGAACGCTTTTGTCCTATTGGGACTTGGCGGTCTGGTCGGAATCTTGTCTGGGATGTTCGGCGTTGGTGGCGGCTTTCTCATCACGCCTTTGTTGTTCTTTGTCGGCATCCCGCCCGCCGTAGCGGTGGCCACCTCCGCCAATCAAATTGTCGCCTCCTCCGTCTCTGCCGTTCTCGCGCATCTCAAACGCAAGACTGTCGACCTGAGAATGGGGATGGTTCTATTGATAGGCGGTCTGGTCGGCTCCGCCATTGGCATGCAAATTTTCAACATTCTCAAGGCAATGGGCCAAGTCGATTTGCTTGTCACTCTTTGCTACGTTGTGTTTTTGGGCATCATTGGCGCGCTCATGTTGGTGGAATCCGTGCGTGCACTCAACCGCGCAAAGGGCCGCCCGACAGCGCGCAAAGAGCGCACCAAACATACGTGGGTACACAACCTACCGCTCAAAATGAAGTTCCGCACCTCGGGCCTCTACATCTCGATCATCCCCCCGCTGGGCGTTGGTGTCTTGGTCGGAATGCTCGCCGCGATCATGGGGGTCGGCGGCGGCTTTATCATGGTGCCCGCAATGATTTATCTCATCGGGATGCCAACCAAAGTGGTCATTGGCACCTCTCTATTCCAGATCATTTTTGTGACCGCCTTCACCACAATGCTCCACGCCGTCACCAACCAGACGGTTGATATCATGCTCGCCATGCTGTTGCTCGTCGGCGGGGTGGTCGGTGCACAATTTGGCACCCAAATCGGGTTACGCCTCAAAGCGGAACAATTGCGCATCCTGTTGGCGCTTTTGGTCCTTGCTGTCTGCTTGAAACTTGGGATTGATTTGCTGATCACACCCAAAGAACTTTTCTCACTGGGGCAATGA
- a CDS encoding protein meaA, whose amino-acid sequence MTDTTNARSDASDAAPKADRPWLFRTYAGHSTASASNELYRGNLAKGQTGLSVAFDLPTQTGYDSDHELAKGEVGKVGVPISHLGDMRALFDNIPLEQMNTSMTINATAPWLLALYIAVAEEQGADVTALQGTVQNDIIKEYLSRGTYVCPPRPSLRMITDVAAYTREHLPKWNPMNVCSYHLQEAGATPEQELAFALATAIAVLDDLKEKVPTEAFPAMVGRISFFVNAGIRFVTEMCKMRAFVELWDEITRERYGVEEAKFRRFRYGVQVNSLGLTEQQPENNVYRILIEMLAVTLSKNARARAVQLPAWNEALGLPRPFDQQWSLRMQQILAYETDLLEYDDLFDQNPAVDRKVAALKKGALDELKTLDGMGGAIEAIEYMKSRLVEANAERITKIEGGETVVVGVNRWTVGEPSPLTAGDGSIMKSDPAAEADQIDRLEAWRAHRDEAAVQTALANLRAACTSNENVMPASIAAAKAGATTGEWGDVVRAVFGQYRGPTGVSSNPSNRTEGLEDIRAEVDRVTAALGRKPKFLVGKPGLDGHSNGAEQIAARARDVGMDIEYEGIRLTPSEIVDAAVRDGADVVGLSILSGSHLPLISELMDRMRDAGLGQTPVVVGGIIPDEDAKSLLAMGVARVYTPKDFELNRIMFDIVALIDPTTQTPAS is encoded by the coding sequence ATGACCGATACGACAAACGCCCGCTCCGACGCGTCCGATGCCGCCCCCAAGGCTGATCGCCCATGGCTATTTCGCACCTATGCGGGCCACTCCACGGCTTCGGCATCCAACGAGCTCTACCGTGGCAATCTCGCCAAGGGCCAAACAGGTCTCTCGGTCGCGTTCGATCTACCCACACAAACGGGCTATGATAGCGATCATGAACTGGCAAAGGGCGAAGTCGGCAAAGTCGGCGTTCCGATCTCGCACTTGGGCGACATGCGGGCTCTGTTCGACAATATCCCGCTTGAGCAAATGAACACGTCGATGACGATCAACGCCACCGCGCCGTGGTTGCTTGCGCTCTACATTGCCGTGGCCGAGGAACAAGGCGCGGACGTCACCGCCCTACAAGGCACCGTTCAAAACGACATTATCAAAGAATACCTGTCGCGCGGCACCTATGTCTGCCCACCCCGCCCATCCTTGCGTATGATCACGGACGTGGCCGCCTACACCCGCGAACACCTTCCCAAATGGAACCCGATGAACGTGTGTTCCTACCACCTGCAAGAGGCCGGTGCGACACCCGAGCAAGAACTGGCTTTTGCATTGGCCACAGCCATCGCCGTGCTTGACGATCTCAAAGAAAAGGTCCCGACCGAAGCCTTTCCCGCCATGGTTGGCCGCATCTCGTTCTTTGTGAATGCGGGCATCCGATTTGTGACCGAGATGTGTAAAATGCGCGCCTTTGTCGAGTTGTGGGATGAAATCACCCGCGAACGCTACGGCGTCGAAGAGGCCAAATTCCGCCGCTTTCGCTACGGGGTTCAGGTCAACTCTCTCGGCCTGACCGAACAGCAGCCCGAAAATAACGTGTACCGCATCTTGATCGAAATGCTCGCCGTTACCCTGTCCAAAAACGCCCGCGCCCGCGCCGTGCAATTGCCCGCATGGAACGAGGCGCTTGGCCTGCCGCGTCCCTTTGATCAACAATGGTCACTGCGGATGCAACAAATCCTCGCCTATGAAACCGACCTGCTCGAATACGACGACCTGTTCGACCAAAACCCCGCCGTGGACCGCAAAGTCGCGGCTCTCAAGAAGGGCGCATTGGATGAGCTTAAAACCCTCGACGGCATGGGCGGCGCCATTGAGGCGATCGAATACATGAAATCGCGCCTCGTTGAGGCCAACGCCGAACGCATCACCAAAATCGAAGGCGGCGAAACCGTTGTTGTTGGCGTCAACCGTTGGACCGTGGGCGAACCCTCCCCCCTCACCGCAGGCGATGGCTCGATCATGAAATCCGACCCTGCCGCAGAGGCCGACCAAATCGACCGCCTTGAGGCATGGCGCGCCCATCGCGATGAGGCCGCCGTTCAAACCGCCCTCGCCAATTTGCGTGCTGCATGCACCTCCAACGAAAACGTCATGCCCGCCTCCATTGCCGCCGCCAAAGCGGGGGCTACAACCGGCGAATGGGGCGATGTTGTGCGCGCGGTCTTTGGCCAATATCGCGGCCCCACGGGCGTGTCCTCAAACCCGTCGAACCGCACCGAAGGCCTTGAGGATATCCGCGCCGAAGTCGACCGCGTCACCGCTGCACTTGGCCGCAAGCCCAAATTTCTTGTCGGCAAACCCGGCCTTGACGGTCACTCCAACGGGGCCGAACAAATCGCCGCCCGCGCCCGCGATGTCGGTATGGATATCGAATACGAGGGTATTCGCCTCACCCCGTCCGAAATCGTCGACGCTGCCGTGCGTGACGGCGCGGATGTGGTCGGATTGTCGATCCTGTCGGGATCGCATTTGCCGCTCATTTCGGAACTCATGGACCGCATGCGCGATGCGGGCCTTGGCCAGACACCGGTCGTGGTTGGCGGCATCATCCCCGACGAGGACGCCAAATCGTTGCTCGCCATGGGCGTGGCGCGCGTCTACACCCCCAAGGATTTCGAACTCAACCGCATCATGTTCGACATCGTGGCCCTCATCGACCCCACCACGCAGACACCCGCATCGTAG
- a CDS encoding DUF4329 domain-containing protein: MYRLTLALLGFAILPMQVAAQDSAELTFVKALFAQLQPLSVDKNREYCGYIGFDADGVLAASKAKKGRAGSCVPNDPKELETILASYHTHGAYSPDYYNEVPSGEDMEGDEAEGIDGWVATPGGRLWYIDTQDMVAAQVCGLGCVASDPTFVVGDMGQVQDSYTYDELVQTLATLDAQ; this comes from the coding sequence ATGTATAGATTGACGTTGGCGTTATTGGGGTTTGCGATTTTGCCCATGCAGGTGGCGGCGCAAGACAGTGCTGAACTTACCTTTGTCAAAGCGCTCTTTGCGCAGTTGCAGCCTCTGTCGGTTGATAAGAATCGCGAATATTGCGGCTATATCGGGTTTGACGCAGATGGCGTGCTTGCCGCGTCCAAAGCCAAAAAAGGTCGCGCGGGAAGCTGTGTGCCGAATGATCCCAAAGAGTTGGAGACGATCCTTGCGTCCTATCACACCCACGGGGCTTATTCGCCTGACTACTATAATGAGGTGCCGTCAGGCGAGGACATGGAGGGCGACGAGGCCGAGGGGATCGACGGTTGGGTCGCCACGCCCGGTGGGCGGCTTTGGTATATCGACACCCAAGACATGGTTGCCGCACAGGTTTGCGGGCTTGGCTGTGTCGCCTCGGACCCTACGTTTGTTGTGGGCGATATGGGACAGGTTCAAGACAGCTATACGTATGACGAATTGGTCCAGACACTCGCAACATTGGACGCGCAGTAA
- the deoD gene encoding purine-nucleoside phosphorylase: MPTPHISAAKGDIAETVLLPGDPYRAKWAAETFLDNPRLINEVRGMLGFTGTYKGNPVTIHGSGMGMPSLSIYANELITEYGAKTLIRIGSCGGMQTAINVRDVIIAMTATTLSTPSRGIMKELNFAPCADYGLLEKAVAAARAKGTPTHVGGIYSSDVFYDERPDLTEQMTRHGIMGVEMEAAELYILAARHGCRALAVLTVSDHLLTGEALPSQDREKSFGDMVEIALEAAF, encoded by the coding sequence ATGCCAACGCCACACATTTCCGCCGCCAAGGGCGACATTGCCGAAACAGTCCTGTTACCGGGTGATCCCTACCGCGCAAAATGGGCCGCCGAGACCTTTCTCGACAATCCGCGCCTGATCAACGAAGTGCGCGGAATGCTTGGCTTTACTGGCACCTACAAAGGCAACCCCGTCACCATCCACGGCTCCGGCATGGGCATGCCCAGCCTGTCCATTTACGCCAACGAATTGATCACCGAATACGGCGCAAAAACGCTGATCCGCATCGGGTCATGCGGCGGCATGCAAACCGCAATCAACGTGCGTGACGTTATCATCGCCATGACCGCCACCACGCTATCGACGCCTTCGCGCGGCATCATGAAAGAGCTGAACTTCGCGCCTTGCGCTGACTACGGATTGCTTGAAAAAGCGGTCGCAGCCGCGCGCGCCAAAGGCACACCAACCCATGTCGGCGGCATCTATTCCTCTGATGTCTTCTACGATGAGCGCCCCGACCTCACCGAGCAAATGACCCGCCACGGCATCATGGGCGTTGAGATGGAAGCAGCCGAGCTTTATATTCTCGCCGCCCGCCACGGCTGTCGCGCACTGGCCGTCCTCACCGTCTCGGACCACTTGTTGACGGGAGAGGCGTTGCCCTCGCAGGACCGCGAAAAATCATTTGGCGATATGGTCGAAATCGCGCTTGAGGCGGCATTCTGA
- a CDS encoding acyl-homoserine-lactone synthase — MLHYIYADDLHFFPLMRDTMFRDRADQFKRRLGWAVSVNERGEERDEYDDMNPLYVIWQKADGTHGGSMRFLPTTGDTMVNDHFSHLTDGVKIVSPLIWECTRFCLAPKADRRVAAALTVAAGELMDEFKLEHFVGVFDPRMERIYRLMGLSPEVIGRASHDGEDIGVGLWEMHADAFGPTLEKAGIDRAMSKMWFRAAFEHARPYLDERAIA; from the coding sequence ATGCTGCACTATATTTATGCTGATGATCTGCACTTTTTCCCGCTTATGCGTGACACGATGTTTCGCGACCGCGCGGACCAATTCAAACGCCGGTTGGGTTGGGCCGTATCCGTGAACGAGCGCGGTGAAGAGCGCGATGAATACGACGATATGAACCCGCTGTACGTCATCTGGCAAAAAGCTGACGGAACGCATGGCGGGTCTATGCGGTTTTTACCAACAACCGGCGACACCATGGTTAACGACCATTTTAGTCACCTGACGGATGGTGTGAAAATTGTGTCTCCGCTGATTTGGGAATGCACACGGTTTTGCCTCGCTCCCAAAGCGGATCGTCGTGTTGCGGCCGCACTCACGGTTGCAGCGGGCGAGTTGATGGACGAGTTTAAGCTGGAACACTTTGTCGGTGTGTTTGACCCGCGCATGGAGCGTATTTACCGGTTGATGGGCCTGTCCCCTGAGGTCATTGGCCGCGCATCACATGATGGCGAAGATATCGGTGTGGGCCTTTGGGAGATGCATGCCGATGCGTTTGGCCCAACGTTAGAGAAAGCGGGTATTGATCGTGCAATGTCCAAGATGTGGTTTCGCGCAGCATTTGAACATGCTCGACCCTACCTCGACGAGCGTGCAATTGCGTAA
- the ccrA gene encoding crotonyl-CoA carboxylase/reductase, with amino-acid sequence MALDTSQPMYTAEKKDLYEVGEIPPMGHVPAQMYAWAIRRERHGEPDKSFVQEVVETPKLDSHEVLVLVMAAGVNYNGIWAGLGVPISPFDSHGADYHIAGSDASGIVWAVGDRVKNWKVGDEVVIHCNQDDGDDEECNGGDPMFSTSQRIWGYETPDGSFAQFTRVQAQQLLPRPQHLTWEESACYTLTLATAYRMLFGHHPHELKPGQNVLVWGASGGLGSFAIQLAVAAGANAIGVISGEDKRDFVMGLGAKGVINRKDFDCWGQLPTVNTPEYNAWFKEARKFGAAIWAITGKGNNVDIVFEHPGEATFPVSTLVCKKGGMVVICAGTSGFNCTFDVRYMWMHQKRLQGSHFAHLKQAASANRLMIEKRIDPCMSEVFPWAEIPDAHIKMLRNQHKPGNMAVLVQSPKAGLKTLSDVLTA; translated from the coding sequence ATGGCGCTCGATACCAGTCAGCCAATGTACACGGCCGAAAAAAAAGATCTTTACGAAGTTGGGGAAATCCCACCAATGGGCCATGTCCCCGCACAAATGTATGCATGGGCGATCCGCCGCGAGCGTCATGGCGAGCCTGATAAATCGTTCGTCCAAGAGGTGGTTGAGACGCCCAAGCTTGATAGTCACGAAGTGCTCGTTCTCGTGATGGCCGCAGGCGTTAACTATAACGGCATTTGGGCGGGTCTTGGCGTGCCGATCTCTCCGTTCGACAGTCATGGCGCAGACTACCACATCGCTGGGTCCGATGCCTCTGGTATTGTTTGGGCTGTTGGGGACCGTGTGAAAAACTGGAAGGTGGGCGACGAGGTCGTCATCCATTGCAACCAAGATGATGGTGACGACGAGGAATGTAATGGCGGCGATCCGATGTTCTCAACATCCCAACGGATTTGGGGATATGAGACGCCTGACGGCTCATTCGCGCAGTTCACACGCGTGCAAGCACAACAGCTTTTGCCGCGTCCGCAGCATCTGACGTGGGAGGAAAGCGCGTGCTATACGCTGACACTCGCAACCGCCTACCGTATGTTGTTTGGGCACCATCCTCATGAGTTAAAACCCGGTCAGAACGTTCTGGTTTGGGGCGCGTCTGGTGGGCTTGGCTCGTTTGCGATCCAGTTGGCTGTGGCCGCAGGGGCAAATGCAATTGGTGTGATTTCAGGCGAGGACAAACGCGATTTCGTCATGGGACTTGGCGCAAAGGGCGTGATCAACCGCAAAGACTTTGACTGTTGGGGGCAGCTCCCAACGGTGAATACACCCGAATATAACGCATGGTTCAAAGAGGCGCGCAAATTTGGTGCGGCGATCTGGGCGATCACGGGCAAAGGCAACAACGTTGATATCGTGTTCGAGCATCCCGGTGAGGCAACATTCCCCGTCTCGACGCTTGTGTGTAAAAAGGGTGGTATGGTTGTGATCTGCGCAGGCACCTCCGGTTTTAATTGTACCTTTGACGTGCGCTATATGTGGATGCATCAAAAGCGCCTTCAGGGGTCGCATTTCGCACACCTTAAACAAGCGGCATCGGCCAACCGGTTGATGATCGAAAAGCGGATTGATCCGTGTATGTCCGAGGTTTTCCCATGGGCTGAAATTCCCGATGCGCACATCAAAATGCTGCGCAATCAACATAAGCCCGGGAATATGGCGGTTCTGGTGCAGTCGCCTAAAGCAGGGTTGAAAACGCTTTCGGATGTGTTGACCGCCTAG
- a CDS encoding ABC transporter permease: MDYLTLIQILDSTVRLATPLLLTCLAGLFSERAGVVDIGLEGKLLAAAFLAGAASYVTGSIWIGLLAGIGGSLAFSMLHGLASITFKGDQLISGVALNFLAAGLTVVVGQSWFQLGGRTPPLTGNGRFQEWNLPFSDQLADVPYLGPLYDDLISGHTALTYIALAAVPLSWWVLYRTRFGLRLRAVGENPSAVDTAGVSVVKLRFAALVIAGILCGMAGTYLASLAAGFVKDMSAGRGYIALAALIFAKWRPWYALSATLLFGLLEALGNRYQSISLGDITIPVQFMQALPYILTVIILAGFVGKAIPPRAGGQPYVKER, from the coding sequence ATGGATTATCTGACACTCATCCAAATTCTCGACTCTACGGTGCGGCTTGCTACACCTTTGCTACTCACCTGTCTGGCGGGCCTGTTTTCCGAACGCGCGGGCGTGGTCGATATCGGCCTTGAGGGGAAACTCCTCGCCGCTGCCTTTTTGGCGGGTGCCGCGTCCTATGTTACAGGCTCTATCTGGATCGGCCTTTTGGCGGGAATTGGCGGCTCACTGGCGTTTTCGATGCTCCACGGCTTGGCCTCCATCACGTTTAAGGGGGATCAGCTGATCTCCGGTGTCGCGCTCAATTTCCTCGCGGCGGGCTTGACGGTTGTTGTGGGCCAATCGTGGTTCCAACTGGGCGGGCGTACGCCGCCCTTGACTGGCAACGGGCGCTTCCAAGAGTGGAACCTGCCGTTCTCCGATCAACTCGCCGATGTGCCGTATCTCGGCCCCCTCTATGACGATCTGATTTCGGGTCATACCGCGCTCACCTATATCGCGCTTGCGGCGGTGCCGTTGTCGTGGTGGGTTCTGTATCGCACACGCTTTGGCCTACGTCTGCGTGCGGTGGGCGAAAACCCATCTGCCGTGGATACCGCTGGCGTCTCTGTGGTCAAACTGCGCTTCGCCGCACTCGTGATCGCGGGAATCCTATGCGGTATGGCGGGCACCTATCTGGCCTCCCTCGCCGCTGGGTTCGTCAAAGACATGTCGGCGGGGCGTGGCTATATCGCCCTTGCTGCTCTCATCTTTGCCAAGTGGCGGCCGTGGTATGCGCTATCGGCCACCTTGCTATTTGGCCTGTTGGAAGCCCTTGGCAACCGCTATCAATCCATCTCGCTTGGGGACATCACAATTCCGGTGCAGTTCATGCAAGCGCTGCCCTATATCCTGACCGTGATTATCCTCGCGGGCTTTGTCGGCAAGGCTATTCCACCGCGCGCAGGCGGTCAGCCCTACGTCAAAGAACGCTAA
- a CDS encoding helix-turn-helix transcriptional regulator, protein MRDILGIKHVVYHWVNSAGERFGVGTYSSEWVDRYLVKDYLRLDPVLFGCFQRFTPVNWKQLDWSSRSARTFFLDALEYGVGSQGFSVPVRGPNGQFALFTLNDDATDVQWEKFIHSMERTLVVCAHEFNKKALQLETAGATAVSQPLSPREVEAITCLAKGLNRSQTAQQMGISEHTLRVYIEAARHKLGAMNTTHAVGAHFR, encoded by the coding sequence TTGCGCGATATCCTTGGGATCAAACATGTGGTGTACCACTGGGTAAATAGCGCGGGTGAACGGTTTGGGGTCGGCACATATTCGTCCGAATGGGTCGACCGGTATCTGGTGAAGGATTATCTACGCCTTGATCCGGTGTTGTTCGGATGCTTTCAGCGGTTCACGCCCGTGAATTGGAAGCAGCTGGATTGGTCATCGCGGTCTGCGCGCACCTTTTTTCTTGATGCGCTGGAATATGGTGTGGGCAGTCAGGGATTTTCGGTGCCGGTGCGCGGTCCGAATGGTCAGTTCGCCCTTTTCACGTTGAATGACGATGCGACCGATGTGCAATGGGAAAAGTTTATTCATTCTATGGAGCGCACCCTTGTTGTCTGTGCGCATGAGTTCAACAAAAAGGCGTTACAATTGGAAACTGCGGGGGCCACGGCGGTCTCTCAGCCTCTATCGCCACGCGAAGTTGAGGCCATTACATGCCTCGCGAAAGGCCTAAATCGGTCACAGACCGCGCAACAAATGGGAATCTCTGAGCATACCCTGCGTGTGTATATCGAAGCGGCACGGCACAAATTGGGTGCAATGAATACCACACATGCCGTGGGCGCGCACTTTCGATAG
- a CDS encoding ATP-dependent DNA helicase yields the protein MSQSPVIYSEDQAEAYDAVSALLKGAGVDLENGIVVPRVDERRSVRAVIGKAGSGKTLLLAQLYKALEDAGVDIVSGDWEGRKRKERRTLAILAPTNKAASVLRNRGVPATTIHRILYTPVYDPEYEKLAEWLAGQGERPVDVDGLSEEALDRAYAFYQKNKSIPGALAAAGLRGSDFITGWKRRDDPLDIGFIDESSMLDKKQFEDLQEIFPTLVLFGDPAQLAPVNQAGEMMFERLPENKTNVLSRIHRQESDSPILDLAHALADPNLSFDQFERMIEDAAKADDRVIYAQRVESDLMARSPTLVWRNATRIRLIQAFRGVFDAPSDALLPGEPLICDGIELPAKHRKKRLDLEARGLIKGAQVVYLGPGRKPGFSRLHVMGAEDPNISAASIVKIEFPDEEEPFIPFAARMGATFLHGAAVTIHKAQGSQWENVQVFAPDLYAAARAGRMEAGIPLWKRLAYVAITRAEKRLFWVTRARLSKPTVPLDVADLTQKQAAGFALELQDDNGL from the coding sequence ATGTCTCAAAGCCCCGTCATTTATTCCGAAGATCAAGCCGAAGCCTATGATGCCGTAAGCGCCTTGTTGAAAGGTGCGGGGGTTGATTTGGAGAATGGCATTGTCGTGCCGCGTGTCGACGAGCGCCGTTCCGTGCGCGCGGTTATTGGCAAGGCGGGATCAGGTAAAACGCTCCTTCTCGCGCAGCTCTATAAGGCGCTTGAGGACGCGGGCGTTGATATTGTGTCTGGAGATTGGGAGGGGCGAAAACGCAAGGAGCGCCGCACGCTTGCTATTCTCGCGCCAACGAACAAGGCGGCATCGGTACTACGCAATCGCGGTGTCCCTGCGACGACGATCCACAGAATTCTGTATACGCCCGTCTACGACCCTGAATATGAAAAGCTGGCCGAATGGCTGGCGGGGCAGGGGGAGCGACCTGTTGATGTTGATGGCTTGAGCGAAGAGGCGCTTGACCGCGCTTACGCGTTCTACCAAAAAAACAAATCCATTCCGGGTGCACTCGCGGCGGCGGGACTGCGTGGATCGGACTTCATTACGGGTTGGAAGAGACGTGATGACCCGCTTGATATCGGGTTTATCGACGAGTCGTCGATGCTAGATAAAAAGCAATTCGAGGATTTGCAGGAGATTTTTCCGACCCTCGTTCTATTCGGAGATCCCGCACAGCTCGCCCCTGTCAATCAGGCGGGTGAGATGATGTTCGAGCGACTTCCAGAGAACAAAACCAATGTGTTGTCGCGCATCCACCGTCAGGAAAGCGATAGCCCGATTTTGGATCTTGCGCACGCACTTGCCGATCCGAACCTGAGCTTTGATCAATTCGAGCGTATGATCGAAGACGCGGCCAAGGCGGACGACAGGGTCATATATGCGCAGCGTGTGGAAAGCGATCTCATGGCGCGCTCACCGACTTTGGTGTGGCGCAACGCAACGCGTATCCGTTTGATACAGGCGTTTCGCGGTGTGTTTGATGCGCCCTCTGATGCACTGTTGCCCGGTGAGCCGCTGATTTGTGACGGGATTGAACTGCCGGCCAAACACCGCAAAAAGCGACTGGATTTGGAGGCGCGTGGCCTCATCAAAGGGGCGCAAGTGGTCTATCTGGGGCCCGGTCGAAAGCCGGGATTTTCACGATTGCATGTGATGGGCGCAGAGGATCCGAACATCTCGGCGGCCTCAATTGTGAAGATTGAATTCCCCGATGAGGAGGAACCATTCATTCCGTTTGCCGCCCGTATGGGAGCGACATTTTTGCACGGTGCCGCTGTGACCATTCACAAGGCGCAAGGCTCGCAATGGGAAAATGTGCAGGTGTTCGCCCCCGATCTTTATGCGGCGGCGCGCGCGGGGCGCATGGAAGCGGGTATACCGCTATGGAAGCGCTTGGCCTATGTTGCGATTACGCGGGCTGAAAAGCGTCTGTTTTGGGTGACGCGTGCGCGTCTGTCAAAGCCAACTGTACCGTTGGATGTGGCCGATCTGACGCAAAAACAAGCGGCGGGTTTCGCGCTTGAACTTCAGGATGACAACGGGTTGTAG
- a CDS encoding TIGR02186 family protein, with product MMRFAPLVFLISLLAPCAAHAEQVVAALSQNRISITANFDGSEILIYGAVKRDTPTPDDGPLDVIITVAGPQKVETIRRKDRRLGIWINVENTIMGHAPTFYEVASTRALSDTLTPLTDSLWKITPDAQILPAMRGAPARDALLRLRTADELYRVRENDVEITQDTLFSTSVTLPSNLVEGGYTTRILLLREGRVLDSYTTSINVQKVGIERWLYRLAQDNAFLYGLLALLIAGLSGWLASAGFRLLKR from the coding sequence ATGATGCGCTTCGCCCCCCTCGTTTTCCTCATATCGCTTTTGGCGCCATGTGCCGCACACGCCGAACAGGTTGTGGCGGCCTTGAGTCAAAACCGGATCTCGATCACTGCAAATTTTGATGGCTCCGAAATCTTGATTTATGGCGCGGTCAAACGCGACACCCCCACACCCGATGATGGTCCTCTTGATGTCATCATTACGGTGGCGGGGCCGCAAAAGGTCGAAACCATTCGCCGCAAAGACCGCCGTTTGGGCATTTGGATCAACGTTGAGAATACGATCATGGGGCACGCCCCTACCTTTTACGAGGTGGCCTCGACACGTGCCTTAAGTGACACGCTCACGCCCCTCACCGATAGCCTTTGGAAAATCACGCCAGACGCGCAAATTTTGCCGGCCATGCGCGGCGCTCCGGCGCGCGATGCGCTTTTGCGCCTGCGGACAGCTGATGAACTTTACCGTGTGCGCGAAAATGACGTGGAGATCACCCAAGATACTCTGTTTTCCACCTCTGTGACGCTTCCGTCCAACCTCGTTGAGGGCGGATACACAACCCGCATTCTCCTCCTGCGCGAAGGCAGAGTGCTCGATAGCTATACCACCTCGATCAATGTCCAAAAGGTTGGCATTGAACGCTGGCTGTACCGCCTCGCTCAGGACAATGCTTTTCTCTACGGCCTGCTCGCGCTTTTGATTGCGGGACTATCGGGCTGGTTGGCATCCGCAGGGTTCCGCCTCCTCAAGCGCTAG